A genomic stretch from Trinickia violacea includes:
- a CDS encoding TrbM/KikA/MpfK family conjugal transfer protein: MKTSLLGAAALMTALAFSPAHADESDPSACGAVLCLAGELLGSSGGENCSEYESQYFSIVRYHHGHMDLGPTSNARMAFLNQCQDGDDQTKHAVNDRYGTSWGL, from the coding sequence TTGAAAACTTCACTTCTCGGAGCCGCCGCGCTCATGACCGCGCTGGCTTTTTCGCCCGCGCATGCCGATGAGTCAGATCCGTCGGCTTGCGGCGCAGTGCTGTGTCTCGCGGGCGAATTGCTGGGTAGCAGTGGCGGCGAAAACTGCAGCGAATACGAGTCACAGTATTTCTCGATCGTGCGGTATCACCACGGCCACATGGACCTCGGGCCGACTTCGAATGCGCGCATGGCTTTTCTCAACCAGTGCCAGGACGGGGACGACCAGACGAAACATGCCGTCAACGACCGGTACGGCACGAGCTGGGGATTGTAG